A region from the Geobacillus vulcani PSS1 genome encodes:
- a CDS encoding ArsR/SmtB family transcription factor, with translation MNAEDHSFLDPRVIEEVSRIFKALADPTRIKILHLLSQEECHVGHIAEVLGMSQSAVSHQLALLRTLRLVKYRREGKMLVYSCDDEHVISLLKQAVDHAQHS, from the coding sequence ATGAACGCAGAGGATCATTCGTTTTTAGATCCACGTGTGATTGAGGAAGTGTCACGGATTTTTAAAGCCCTAGCGGATCCGACTCGGATCAAAATCTTGCATTTGTTGTCGCAGGAAGAATGCCATGTAGGCCATATTGCGGAAGTGCTCGGCATGTCGCAATCGGCGGTTTCCCATCAGTTGGCGCTGCTGCGGACGTTGCGGCTTGTCAAATATCGCCGCGAGGGGAAGATGTTGGTGTACTCGTGCGATGACGAACATGTCATTTCGTTGCTCAAACAGGCGGTTGATCACGCGCAACATTCATGA
- a CDS encoding YbjQ family protein: MIVTTTNTIEGKEIEEYLGIVAGEVILGANVIRDFLASITDIIGGRSGTYESKLAEGRETAIKEMVNQARSLGANAVIGVDLDFETLRDGMMMCIATGTAVRLKS; the protein is encoded by the coding sequence GTGATTGTCACGACCACCAATACCATTGAAGGAAAAGAAATTGAAGAATATTTGGGCATTGTAGCGGGAGAGGTCATTTTGGGCGCCAATGTCATCCGCGATTTTCTCGCCAGCATTACGGACATCATCGGCGGACGAAGCGGAACGTATGAAAGCAAGCTGGCCGAAGGGCGGGAGACGGCGATCAAGGAGATGGTCAATCAGGCGAGAAGCCTTGGCGCCAACGCCGTGATCGGGGTGGATCTCGATTTTGAAACGCTGCGCGATGGCATGATGATGTGCATTGCGACGGGAACGGCGGTGCGGCTGAAATCGTAA